The following nucleotide sequence is from Lacinutrix sp. Hel_I_90.
CTCGCAAGTTCCCTTACCTAAATGTGGGGATTTATCTTGATGATGCTCCCTTAGGAGACGGTTGCGTACATTACATCCCAAAGAGTCAGCATAAAAAGCAAAACATTGGCAAACTGGTTAGTCAATATGGCTGGAATATACCCGATATGGTAAAAGTCCCAGTAAAAGCTGGAGCTATATTAATCCAGGACATGATGGTAATTCATGGATCTCAAATGAAGCGAGACCCGGGCGTTCGTAGAACAATTTATGTCGAAATGAGGCCCGCCACTGCAGTGTCAGATCACGGAGTTCAAAGCAGAGAGTGGATGGAATTGAGAAAACGGTGGATGGGAATCGTAGTACGCAGATCAAGCGTTAAATGGCCTGAAGACTCGTACACAGCACTTACAAAAGACTTGAAAAGCGATTCTGAAGAGATCGAGGAGATTCTCCGTCTTCGAGAACCACCAATACCCGCCAACTATAGTATTTAAAATATTAAGTTCAAACCATACCAACCGAGATAACATTGATATGGTAGTGCCTAACACCCAAAAAACGCCATTACAATAGGCATTTATTAAACTTGTCTGCAATAAGGATTCGTCATAAATAAAGCTACCTAATTTTAAACAATTAGTATGGCAGAAGAAAATCATTTCTATGAAATCGTAGCAAAGCGAAG
It contains:
- a CDS encoding phytanoyl-CoA dioxygenase family protein is translated as MKHHEITPEQSRELKDKGFLLIPNAIPISLLSKWQDLLTALNENALKSYSKSSQSPNASFIVGPDKPLLSRVNDLLAFYPDAVLDLLASPIMIAIARDICGPDAVPLQCDALFKHNHPESKISWHQDALHPRKFPYLNVGIYLDDAPLGDGCVHYIPKSQHKKQNIGKLVSQYGWNIPDMVKVPVKAGAILIQDMMVIHGSQMKRDPGVRRTIYVEMRPATAVSDHGVQSREWMELRKRWMGIVVRRSSVKWPEDSYTALTKDLKSDSEEIEEILRLREPPIPANYSI